The following coding sequences lie in one Falco biarmicus isolate bFalBia1 chromosome 22 unlocalized genomic scaffold, bFalBia1.pri SUPER_22_unloc_2, whole genome shotgun sequence genomic window:
- the MRPS12 gene encoding 28S ribosomal protein S12, mitochondrial, producing the protein MLRSSRIRALALPAFPRQQATPLGAWPRTALAPPPTYRRRPGKLKEELDQSHSGERQIGVSSAQSAGRREEGAGRALIWRRCEARAMPLRALLKAAASLRGCATGALPPAPMLGKQPVPLYPQQAAAMATLNQMHRQGRPKPPPPKLGATFGRPQIKGVVIKNLIRKPKKPNSANRKCARVRLSNGKEAVAFIPGEGHNLQEHHVVLVQGGRTQDLPGVKLTIIRGKYDCAHVQKKK; encoded by the exons ATGTTGCGATCGAGCCGCATCCGGGCACTCGCCCTGCCCGCGTTCCCACGGCAACAGGCTACGCCCCTGGGGGCGTGGCCTCGCACGGCGCTTGCCCCGCCGCCTACCTATAGAAGGCGTCCAGGCAAGTTGAAAGAGGAGCTTGACCAATCACACAGCGGAGAGCGGCAGATTGGCGTGAGCTCTGCCCAATCCGCGGGAAGGCGGGAAGAAGGGGCTGGCAGGGCGCTAATATGGCGGCGCTGTGAG GCCCGGGCGATGCCGCTCCGCGCTCTGCTGAAGGCCGCGGCCTCGCTGCGCGGCTGCG CTACCGGGGCTCTCCCGCCCGCCCCCATGCTCGGGAAGCAGCCAGTACCCCTGTACCCCCAGCAGGCTGCCGCCATGGCCACCTTGAACCAGATGCACCGACAAGGCCGCCCCAAACCCCCTCCTCCCAAGCTGGGAGCCACCTTCGGCCGCCCTCAGATTAAAGGAGTGGTAATTAAGAATTTGATCCGCAAACCTAAGAAACCCAATTCGGCTAACCGTAAATGCGCCCGGGTACGGCTGAGCAACGGGAAGGAGGCAGTGGCCTTCATCCCCGGCGAGGGCCACAATCTGCAGGAGCACCACGTCGTGCTGGTCCAGGGCGGCCGCACTCAGGACTTGCCGGGGGTGAAGCTCACCATCATTCGTGGCAAGTATGACTGCGCCCACgtccagaagaagaaataa